The genomic segment atcatcatcatctacATCTACATCTACATCTACATCTACGTCATCATCTACATCTTTGTTCAAGTCGTCCATCTACCAGAATGCTTTTGCGTGTGGCCATGTATGCGCCCCTCGTGCCTACTTGTCGTGACAATCTTTTGTGTGGTGTGTGAGAATAAAGGGAGGGACACTAATACTGATGATGCTGATTCTGACAACTGGGGGGAAGGATGGATGAAGGCTACGTAACAAGACTTCGTGCGTGGCATGCGTTTTCGGGACTGACGTGTATGTCATTGTGCAAAATGTGCTCTCTCGTTCATGCACTTGCACGAAGCAGGCATCTTGAAGGGCTGTTGGGATGGGCATGAAGATGAGTGTAGAGAggggaagatggaggacgaTGACAGCCCGAGAGGATCTCTTCTCGGGCCCTTAGATCAAGACGACGCCTGGTGTGGACGGATACAGGAAGCCCCTCTAGTATTGAGTCGTGAGAAAGGGGGGGTCAATGGCACATAGAAGTTGACGTTCCCCAACCACGAGGACCGACCATACGCATGACTTACAGAGCCTCGATTTCTGCAAGGGCGAGTTTGGAGTGTCAGCAAGTGTTCTATCTGCTTGTCGTCCCTGAGGCGGCTCCAACGTGATATGGGGAGGGGCGGGTGGGTTGGGGAGGAGAGACGCGGGCCAAGAGTGAGTGTGTTCAACATATGAGATTTCAGTCAACAGAAttgagaagaaaaaaaaagaaagaaagaagaaaccaCGTACCCTTCTTGACGTACTCGGCCCGCTCGATGCCCCGGCGGatggcatcctcgtcgcgcagggcggcgttggcgcgGAAGGCCCCGTGCAGGCGCGGGCGGAAGTAGTCGTAGCCGAGGGGGTACTCGCGGCCTAGGTACAAGAGTTCTGTTCAAGTCCCCGAGAGGAAAAGGGGAAGAGTCAGTGATTGTTGTCCGATGCTGGCTGAGGCGCTGGGaatagtggtggtggtgacaaGATGGATGGGGTCGTATaacagagagacagagagacagtgacagagagaaagagaaaggggatGCACACACCCTTGTAAATGGCAATGACCTGCCGCCGCAGCTCCGTGTTCACGGCCGTCATGTTGGCCTGGCTGCGGGATGCCTGTGAGATCGAGGCGTCGACCGGTAAGCAATATTGTGTTGAATGCGACGGACTCTCTCACTATGTTCTGTTTGGCGTGTTGGGTGAGTTGTTCTACCTGCTGCAGCCAGCGGATTTCCATGATGTACACACATGTCCATGATGAGATGTCGGAAGCTCAGCTCGGTGAATGACGTAAGCATCGTCTGGGCTCCAATGATTGGCCGGAGCTCGGGATGATACCATCGGGAATCGACTCCCCCGTTTACTCCGACACGAGTAGCTCTCatctctctttttctctttctccctctctctcgccgccTACTTTCTGGATGGCCgtctgtccgtccgtctcttCGCCTTCCTGTATCTCCGTCCgctcccctcccttccaaACACCGAGCAGCAATTCCGGAGCTTCAaccgcatccgcatccgctctgccgtccgtccgtccgttcCCGATCACACACCTCACCGACACCGGCGCCGAATCACTCAACgcctgcctctctctccgtcccccTTTTCACCGAGCGGCTTTTCACAGCGACCCCCTCCTCAAAATGCAGGCCGCAAGACGGTTCGGGAAGCGGCTCCCGCTGCTGTCTCCCACACGCCACGCGCCGTCCATCCGAAAGATAGCCTCCCTGCAACGTGAGCCGGCGCCCCCCTCGGCGCGTGCCCAAGATCACGACAGACGAGACCGGTACCCCCCCGCCGATGCTCCCCGCCAAGGGTCCCGAGTCGAGAGTtccgacggcgacgtccttCTCCGAAGAATCGGCAAGTGCCTCTCGTTTGGCTGCACCCCTCGGCagaccgccgacgccgccgccctcgtccgcgacatcgccgacaacTGGCTCGCCATCCAGATGACCCTCGCGGCCCGCAGCCCGCAGGTGCGGGACCTCGTCTATACCGGCGCGCTGTGGAAGGACAACGCCGACAAGATTCTCGACCCATCAACGCCCCGGCCCTGGAAGGTGAGCAAACGGTCATCCATTGCCCCGCCATTGCCCCCCTGAAGCCGACCTCCCATCTTTGTCTCCCGCATTGCCCTCCCACTCGCTGACTTATTCTCACCCGCCAACTAGGGCATCGGCCGCCACGCCCAACTTGTCCGCGTCGGCCAGGAGGCCGCCGTACGCTTTCTCGACTACAGCCTCGCGACAGCGCCCCCCAGGTATCAAAAGATGTGGGAGAAGCTAAGAGACGAGGGCGAACGGAACCACGGATATGAAGTACCTCCCCATCTGGAGCTGGCCGATGTCTGGCTCTCCCATGTTGACGttcgtccccccccccccccccatcctcctACCGTATACGGCCGGGGTCCCCCAGTCCATCCTGGACACTCGCTGACGTTGCTGAGCAGAACCGCGTGCTGCAAACCCAGAATGTCAGCGCTCTCGCCCGGCTCGACTCCCACAAGAGATTCCTCGACCATGGCGAGTTTACTTTGACCGTCTCTATATGGTCACACAGGTACATCGCCAAGCTAGCAGATGCCACCGTCTTGGTGACGTACAACACGAACATGGCACACCGAAACGAGACTTTCCTCAACAAGGAGCTGCCGCGCATCGCCGACCTTGGGCTGGACCCCCCAAAGGCATATCACCAGGCCATGCAAAAAGGAGAGGCTGTCTTGTGTGCCGTTGAGAAACTGGAAAAGGAAACCTGGGACAGCGCCGACGCTGTCGAGGATTTCGGCTCTGCCTCCACTGACCAATGATGCCCGTCCGGTGCTCCCGACTGACCCGagtttccccccttccttctcccgGCACGCTGGCACTTCGACGAGCATGAAGGGGCATGCGTATGTACAATATTGTGTggcaacacaacacaacacatCCATGGCGCTTGGCCCACCACATACGTAGGCTAGATTATAGATCCTAGGGGCCCGCGACGGGAAAAgaatggggggaggggaggggcatcGTATGGCCTGCCGAGGTGAGACAAACACTTAGTGGTGTAATGTAATCTCTGGTATGCTGGATGGGGCCGGGCGGGCTGATTCTCGGCGCACGGCAGCGTCAATGGGGACAGAAACGCCGGCGGATGCCCGACGCCAAGTCCCGTCCGTCCCAGGCGGCGATGGGGACGACGGTCCACGATGAGAGCGCGATGCGCCGACACGCGATGGCTTGATGGTTGGAAAGAGAGACTTTGATGTCCTCCGACCCCAGATGCAACTCGTGCCACGGAATCTCAGCGTCTCaagatccccccccccccccaaaaaaaaacccaaGCGTGCGATGGTTCTGTCCGGGGAAACGGCTGCCGTGAATGCTCAAGAG from the Colletotrichum destructivum chromosome 10, complete sequence genome contains:
- a CDS encoding Putative complex 1 LYR protein; translated protein: MTAVNTELRRQVIAIYKELLYLGREYPLGYDYFRPRLHGAFRANAALRDEDAIRRGIERAEYVKKEIEAL